The Bradysia coprophila strain Holo2 chromosome II, BU_Bcop_v1, whole genome shotgun sequence genome has a segment encoding these proteins:
- the LOC119085692 gene encoding neurogenic locus notch homolog protein 1-like isoform X1 produces MATTLLYVAFAVLACTWSVEGMSNVYYTNDGTVYCDQCPSGTRTYTERRVITRPAQTYSLPYYTVQGRVVNSGSTDNTITQQTYYSTNDENGGTVDSQGCSRNPCGTNAICQETVGGRPVCSCPSGHSGNPTTYCRRAECLDHSECRGDMACRSGSCVNPCAGTCGTNANCEVRNHVAVCSCPGGYKGDPFSYCRRADPEELCHPSPCGQNTKCSAQNGVPTCSCLPGYTGSPLSGCRHECESDGECGSQEFCKDFRCQSSCSQCGDGATCVRTTNHRAVCECPKGYIGSAYTECRPECYGDVDCPSNRPACFYGVCKNTCDGACGVGADCNLRGLTPVCSCPRDMTGDPFISCRPFTKADLCEPNPCGTNAQCVPGHDNTGRERPVCTCFAGYTGNPLSYCARGECQTDSECSDNRSCLNYQCVNPCVGQCGAGATCEARRHLAVCKCPHGTDGDALVSCRQSRKYPVARYHRK; encoded by the exons atg GCCACAACGCTCCTCTACGTTGCATTCGCAGTGTTAGCATGCACATGGTCCGTAGAAGGTATGAGTAATGTGTATTATACGAATGACGGAACGGTGTATTGTGACCAATGTCCGTCGGGAACGAGAACCTACACGGAACGTAGAGTAATAACACGTCCAGCTCAGACATATTCACTGCCATACTATACCGTTCAGGGGAGAGTGGTCAATAGTGGTTCGACTGATAATACAATAACACAGCAAACGTATTATAGCACAAATGACGAAAACGGCGGCACAGTAGAta GTCAAGGATGCTCTCGAAATCCCTGCGGTACAAATGCAATATGTCAAGAAACCGTTGGCGGGCGTCCAGTGTGCTCTTGTCCATCAGGCCATTCAGGAAATCCGACGACTTATTGTCGTCGGGCCGAATGTTTAGATCATTCGGAATGTAGAGGAGACATGGCTTGTCGATCGGGCAGTTGTGTAAATCCCTGTGCTGGTACATGTGGCACTAATGCTAATTGTGAG GTGAGAAATCATGTCGCAGTTTGTAGTTGCCCCGGTGGTTATAAAGGCGATCCATTTTCGTATTGCCGTCGCGCAGACCCAG AGGAATTGTGCCATCCTTCACCTTGCGgccaaaatacaaaatgttcaGCTCAAAATGGTGTACCGACCTGCTCCTGTTTACCCGGATACACGGGAAGTCCATTAAGTGGATGTCGTCACGAATGTGAAAGCGACGGTGAATGTGGATCGCAAGAATTCTGTAAAGACTTTAGATGCCAATCGTCTTGTTCACAGTGTGGAGATGGAGCTACATGTGTTCGAACTACTAATCATCGTGCTGTATGCGAATGTCCAAAA ggATATATTGGCAGCGCGTATACGGAGTGTCGACCGGAATGTTACGGAGATGTTGATTGTCCCTCAAATCGACCGGCTTGTTTCTACGGAGTTTGTAAAAATACTTGCGATGGAGCATGTGGTGTTGGGGCTGATTGTAATTTACGAGGTTTAACACCAGTGTGTAGCTGTCCACGAGACATGACAGGCGATCCATTCATCAGTTGTAGACCATTTACGAAAG cCGATCTGTGCGAACCAAATCCTTGTGGG acaaatgcacaatgTGTACCAGGCCATGACAACACTGGTCGTGAAAGACCTGTTTGCACATGCTTCGCTGGATACACAGGAAATCCATTAA GTTATTGCGCCCGCGGGGAATGCCAAACCGATAGTGAGTGCAGTGACAATCGATCGTGTCTCAACTATCAATGCGTGAATCCTTGTGTTGGCCAATGTGGCGCCGGTGCAACATGCGAAGCAAGACGACATTTGGCCGTGTGTAAATGTCCTCATGGTACCGATGGAGATGCGTTGGTGTCATGTAGACAATCGAGAAAGTATCCAGTAGCTCGATATCACAGAAAGTGA
- the LOC119085692 gene encoding neurogenic locus notch homolog protein 1-like isoform X2, producing MATTLLYVAFAVLACTWSVEGQGCSRNPCGTNAICQETVGGRPVCSCPSGHSGNPTTYCRRAECLDHSECRGDMACRSGSCVNPCAGTCGTNANCEVRNHVAVCSCPGGYKGDPFSYCRRADPEELCHPSPCGQNTKCSAQNGVPTCSCLPGYTGSPLSGCRHECESDGECGSQEFCKDFRCQSSCSQCGDGATCVRTTNHRAVCECPKGYIGSAYTECRPECYGDVDCPSNRPACFYGVCKNTCDGACGVGADCNLRGLTPVCSCPRDMTGDPFISCRPFTKADLCEPNPCGTNAQCVPGHDNTGRERPVCTCFAGYTGNPLSYCARGECQTDSECSDNRSCLNYQCVNPCVGQCGAGATCEARRHLAVCKCPHGTDGDALVSCRQSRKYPVARYHRK from the exons atg GCCACAACGCTCCTCTACGTTGCATTCGCAGTGTTAGCATGCACATGGTCCGTAGAAG GTCAAGGATGCTCTCGAAATCCCTGCGGTACAAATGCAATATGTCAAGAAACCGTTGGCGGGCGTCCAGTGTGCTCTTGTCCATCAGGCCATTCAGGAAATCCGACGACTTATTGTCGTCGGGCCGAATGTTTAGATCATTCGGAATGTAGAGGAGACATGGCTTGTCGATCGGGCAGTTGTGTAAATCCCTGTGCTGGTACATGTGGCACTAATGCTAATTGTGAG GTGAGAAATCATGTCGCAGTTTGTAGTTGCCCCGGTGGTTATAAAGGCGATCCATTTTCGTATTGCCGTCGCGCAGACCCAG AGGAATTGTGCCATCCTTCACCTTGCGgccaaaatacaaaatgttcaGCTCAAAATGGTGTACCGACCTGCTCCTGTTTACCCGGATACACGGGAAGTCCATTAAGTGGATGTCGTCACGAATGTGAAAGCGACGGTGAATGTGGATCGCAAGAATTCTGTAAAGACTTTAGATGCCAATCGTCTTGTTCACAGTGTGGAGATGGAGCTACATGTGTTCGAACTACTAATCATCGTGCTGTATGCGAATGTCCAAAA ggATATATTGGCAGCGCGTATACGGAGTGTCGACCGGAATGTTACGGAGATGTTGATTGTCCCTCAAATCGACCGGCTTGTTTCTACGGAGTTTGTAAAAATACTTGCGATGGAGCATGTGGTGTTGGGGCTGATTGTAATTTACGAGGTTTAACACCAGTGTGTAGCTGTCCACGAGACATGACAGGCGATCCATTCATCAGTTGTAGACCATTTACGAAAG cCGATCTGTGCGAACCAAATCCTTGTGGG acaaatgcacaatgTGTACCAGGCCATGACAACACTGGTCGTGAAAGACCTGTTTGCACATGCTTCGCTGGATACACAGGAAATCCATTAA GTTATTGCGCCCGCGGGGAATGCCAAACCGATAGTGAGTGCAGTGACAATCGATCGTGTCTCAACTATCAATGCGTGAATCCTTGTGTTGGCCAATGTGGCGCCGGTGCAACATGCGAAGCAAGACGACATTTGGCCGTGTGTAAATGTCCTCATGGTACCGATGGAGATGCGTTGGTGTCATGTAGACAATCGAGAAAGTATCCAGTAGCTCGATATCACAGAAAGTGA
- the LOC119085707 gene encoding N-chimaerin has translation MISGWKEPNSPVHKLWKPELYKIQLEAPTPKAIMRKGDAQNDIGATETNTSYGRCYWGVMDHLSSEKVLNETVDGSYLVRKSPGATDFFTLSLRFGGQTKHYKIYYKSDAGHYLKEDFKRFESIHDLVADGLVNFYMQKHAGPVIQAIMTQSRNCYQQSPYMTLNRRKLRAFSNDMRKSLKSESIEKADDACNDNSHEDTAKIPLTAQEENDVLPIIYEKSHNFKLHTFKGLNWCELCANFLWGFTAQGVKCEDCGFVAHSKCSELVPAKCLPDLKRIRGVFGVDLTTLSAAHQCSIPFVIKHCVEEVESRGMMQEGIYRVSGFADEIDALKLALDRDGEKTDMSESAFGNINVVAGTLKMYLRLLPVPLVTFQAYPAFINSTRLNSVGEQVIAMRDAVKQLPQAHFNCLKYMIEHLNRVASHQSVNKMTEHNLATVFAPTLIAIPRHLTDLSQEIFMLTSLISHCQAVFMN, from the exons atgataTCGGGATGGAAGGAACCGAATTCTCCTGTGCATAAACTATGGAAGCCAGAAT TGTACAAAATCCAACTGGAAGCGCCAACACCTAAGGCAATCATGCGAAAAGGCGATGCTCAAAATGATATTGGTGCTACAGAAACTAACACTTCGTATGGACGATGCTATTGGGGAGTCATGGATCATTTATCATCCGAAAAGGTGCTGAACGAAACAGTCGATGGATCGTATTTGGTGCGAAAGAGTCCCGGTGCTACAGATTTCTTTACACTTAGCCTGCGTTTCGGTGGCCAAACAAAACATTACAAAATTTACTACAAATCGGATGCGGGTCACTATTTGAAGGAGGACTTCAAGCGATTCGAAAGCATTCACGATTTGGTCGCCGATGGTTTGGTCAATTTTTACATGCAGAAACATGCTGGTCCAGTAATTCAAGCGATAATGACACAGAGCAGAAATTGCTATCAGCAGAGTCCGTACATGACGCTGAATCGTCGGAAATTGCGAGCATTTTCGAATGATATGAGAAAGTCGTTGAAATCTGAAAGTATAGAAAAGGCGGATGATGCATGCAATGATAATAGTCACGAAGATACGGCCAAGATACCACTGACGGCTCAGGAAGAAAACGACGTTCTTCCAATAATCTATGAAAAATCTCATAATTTTAAGTTGCACACGTTCAAAGGTCTGAATTGGTGCGAGTTGTGCGCAAACTTTTTG TGGGGTTTTACTGCGCAAGGCGTTAAATGTGAAG ATTGTGGCTTCGTTGCACACAGTAAATGCTCTGAGTTGGTGCCAGCTAAATGTCTTCCCGATCTGAAACGCATCCGTGGCGTGTTTGGCGTTGATCTGACAACATTATCAGCAGCACATCAATGCAGCATTCCATTCGTCATCAAACATTGTGTCGAAGAGGTCGAATCGCGAGGCATGATGCAAGAGGGCATTTACCGAGTGTCGGGCTTTGCCGATGAAATTGATGCGCTGAAACTAGCGCTGGATCGAGACGGAGAAAAAACGGATATGTCCGAGTCGGCATTCGGTAACATTAATGTGGTTGCGGGAACGTTGAAAATGTATCTGAGATTGTTGCCGGTGCCGTTAGTTACATTCCAAGCATATCCAGCGTTCATCAATTCAACAA GATTAAATTCAGTGGGCGAACAAGTTATCGCAATGAGAGATGCGGTTAAACAGCTGCCCCAAGCCcatttcaattgtttaaagTATATGATCGAACATCTAAACCGAGTGGCATCACATCAATCCGTCAACAAAATGACCGAACATAATTTAGCAACCGTATTTGCGCCAACCTTAATTGCGATACCACGTCACCTGACTGATTTATCGCAAGAAATATTTATGCTGACATCCTTGATATCGCATTGTCAAGCTGTTTTTATGAATTAA
- the LOC119085847 gene encoding prostaglandin reductase 1-like gives MNRLSRMLARKFVLVKPFEGLPKLTDFQIVEETIPTELQDGEILAKAEWWTVDPYMRLRTVANMKVGDQFVGGQVARVLKSRCDEFPEGSQVVGYFGWRDLTIYKPVPGGPRIYSSIHAMPDMKGLPDSYALGCLGMPGNTAYHGLLDICQPKAGETLVVTAAAGAVGSLVGQIGKVKGCKVIGFAGDDDKVKWLTNELGFDHAFNYKKVGLDETFKTYIPQKIDCYFDNVGGEFMYHVVQNMNEFGRISQCGSISAYNTIRKPGELPLVPFDYPLFRFNQMRMEGFNVRRWANNWFQGINEIRDWILEGKIKVRESVTEGFENIPKAFIELLEGKNTGKQVIKATQ, from the exons ATGAACAGACTGTCCAGAATGTTGGCTCGCAAATTTGTGCTGGTAAAACCTTTTGAAGGTTTGCCTAAACTTACGGACTTCCAGATTGTTGAAGAAACTATTCCGACTGAATTGCAGGATGGAG AAATTTTGGCAAAGGCAGAATGGTGGACAGTCGATCCATATATGAGACTTCGAACCGTAGCGAACATGAAAGTTGGAGATCAATTTGTCGGAGGTCAAGTTGCTcg CGTGCTCAAAAGTCGCTGTGACGAATTTCCCGAAGGAAGCCAGGTGGTCGGATATTTCGGTTGGAGAGATTTGACAATTTACAAACCGGTTCCCGGTGGACCGAGAATCTATTCAAGTATTCACGCAATGCCGGACATGAAAGGCCTTCCAGATTCTTATGCTTTAGGTTGCTTGGGAATGCCCGG AAACACTGCGTACCATGGTCTGTTGGACATATGCCAACCGAAAGCCGGGGAAACTCTGGTTGTGACGGCTGCTGCAGGAGCCGTTGGTAGCCTTGTGGGTCAGATAGGAAAAGTCAAGG GATGTAAAGTTATCGGATTTGCTGGAGACGACGACAAGGTGAAATGGTTGACGAACGAGTTGGGCTTCGATCACGCTTTCAATTACAAAAAAGTCGGGTTGGACGAGACGTTTAAGACGTACATCCCTCAGAAAATCGACTGCTACTTCGATAAT GTTGGTGGCGAATTCATGTATCACGTCGTCCAAAATATGAATGAGTTTGGACGCATAAGCCAATGTGGCTCAATTTCGGCCTATAATACTATACGAAAGCCGGGAGAGCTACCACTAG TACCGTTCGACTATCCTCTATTCCGTTTCAACCAAATGAGAATGGAAGGTTTCAACGTTCGTCGTTGGGCTAACAATTGGTTCCAGGGCATCAACGAAATTAGAGATTGGATTCTAGAG GGAAAAATCAAAGTTCGTGAATCCGTAACCGAAGGGTTTGAGAACATTCCAAAAGCATTTATTGAATTGTTGGAGGGAAAGAACACTGGCAAGCAGGTCATTAAAGCAACTCAATAA
- the LOC119085958 gene encoding putative glutathione-specific gamma-glutamylcyclotransferase 2 has product MTDENRKNCEVENIGKNEIIFPDCDGSAGQTANHFWVFGYGSLVWKVDFPIECSRAGYIKGFQRRFYQNSIDHRGTKDKPGRVVTLIPANDTESRVFGMAYKIPADKTKQVLDHLDFREKNGYERHFVQFFPLNENEFGDAPTSPIVIYVATDDNESFAGSVGGLTAIVDQISDAVGPSGTNREYVYQLADAMRRHFPDQNDEHLFGIEKLLREKETNSTF; this is encoded by the exons ATGACAGatgaaaatcgtaaaaattgtgaagttgaaaatattggaaaaaatgaaataatttttcctgATTGTGATGGCTCAGCTGGACAAACGGCAAATCACTTTTGGGTATTCGGCTATGGATCTTTGGTGTGGAAGGTGGATTTTCCGATAGAATGCAGTCGTGCCGGGTATATTAAAGGTTTTCAAAGGCGATTCTACCAAAACAGTATCGATCATAGAGGAACTAAAGATAAG CCTGGACGTGTGGTCACATTAATACCTGCAAACGATACCGAATCTAGAGTGTTCGGAATGGCATACAAAATTCCAGccgacaaaacaaaacaagtgCTAGACCATCTGGATTTCCGCGAAAAGAACGGCTACGAAAGACATTTCGTTCAGTTTTTCccattgaatgaaaatgaattcggtGATGCACCCACTAGTCCAATTGTAATTTATGTGGCTACAGATGACAATGAATCGTTTGCTGGTTCGGTTGGTGGATTGACTGCAATAGTCGATCAAATATCCGACGCTGTTGGACCTAGCGGAACGAATCGGGAATATGTTTATCAGTTGGCTGATGCAATGCGACGTCATTTTCCCGATCAGAATGACGAACACCTTTTTGGTATTGAAAAGTTACTTAGGGAGAAAGAGACGAATTCCacattttga
- the LOC119085604 gene encoding uncharacterized protein LOC119085604 has product METYLTWFSALIFSAELIVDATVATYYFVTNQLYWGLSTLIIIVVPLILCQIYSLWLLKSEKSQTKSSAICLHLMLCGIPYRHYNILKAIDKDKASNQEANAIRKAITNVNSVQTLNAIFQYCPQFLLQSFLIIYRENKSVVTGMSAGLAAFSLVWHLFIRFYYWSNRYNEEITFDCQQSGNGPVQIIDNLTTSFHETSQSRQSNSPSHMANNFHQPNLTDLKHFEKSIFTTDENNLSSTRHSTNKNTEKMKIFNFNKRKPIYQSNGDISEKHDNSLIFFEFEDSLASSKFDLSAAAPKENASYADDCSMMKKQLAKTTGDEEEKFVSIPGNRNSLLKRKGICSSQEMLYLVDILNDNISPDEVDILAKSLVDMGGDCSLQTESDNDTLDNSKLLEHFPAVIDDKLLLENIDAVIYENQIIFQERIRKNKLTIQNLKIQDQMLSKCMEDMKALPCCEILSIRDYENMCFQNISRQNRGMKHWRNYLHDIDTNNHDNSTVQHSSYYVNTTNTDTLTNSLSDLYINEKALTLNACDRQKSCDNVGSERNAGRRNVRWISKLKTENESNCESLSDDLYIVMDSGAYAIPEKNILVETINSINIDSPVKRGGANSGTNN; this is encoded by the exons ATGGAAACCTATCTCACATGGTTTAGTGCGTTGATATTCTCTGCTGAACTGATTGTTG ATGCTACTGTCGCCACTTACTACTTTGTTACAAATCAATTGTATTGGGGCCTTTCCACACTGATCATAATTGTTGTGCCATTAATTTTGTGTCAAATTTATTCGTTATGGCTgctaaaaagtgaaaaaagtcAAACCAAATCGTCGGCCATATGTTTACATCTGATGCTGTGCGGCATTCCGTACAG ACATTATAACATATTGAAGGCGATCGACAAAGACAAAGCGTCCAATCAAGAGGCGAATGCCATAAGAAAAGCTATTACCAACGTGAATTCCGTCCAAACATTAAATGCCATCTTCCAGTACTGTCCCCAATTTCTACTGCAGTCGTTCCTAATAATTTATCGAGAAAATAAGTCGGTGGTGACAG GTATGTCAGCTGGCTTGGCAGCATTTTCCTTAGTTTGGCATCTGTTCATCCGTTTCTACTATTGGTCGAATCGATACAACGAAGAAATCACGTTCGATTGTCAACAGAGTGGCAATGGTCCCGTTCAAATAATCGACAATTTGACAACATCATTCCACGAGACCAGCCAAAGTCGACAGTCGAACTCTCCATCGCACATGGCCAACAATTTCCATCAGCCGAATTTGACCGACCTCaaacatttcgaaaagtcaattttcacAACGGACGAGAACAATCTGAGCTCGACGCGTCACAGCACGAACAAAAATAcggagaaaatgaaaattttcaatttcaacaaacGCAAACCGATCTACCAGAGCAATGGCGATATCTCCGAAAAGCATGACAATTCGTTGattttcttcgaatttgaGGACAGTTTGGCATCGAGTAAATTCGATCTGTCTGCCGCGGCACCGAAGGAAAATGCTAGCTATGCCGACGATTGTAGCATGATGAAAAAGCAACTGGCGAAGACAACTGGAGACGAAGAGGAAAAATTTGTCAGCATCCCGGGCAATCGGAACAGTTTGTTGAAACGGAAGGGCATTTGTTCGTCACAGGAAATGCTGTATCTGGTCGACATATTGAACGACAACATATCGCCGGATGAGGTGGACATATTGGCGAAAAGTCTTGTGGACATGGGCGGTGATTGTAGTTTACAGACGGAATCCGACAATGACACGTTGGACAATTCGAAATTGCTGGAACATTTTCCGGCTGTGATCGATGACAAATTGTTGCTGGAAAATATTGACGCGGTCATCTACGAGAATCAGATCATTTTCCAGGAACGAATCCGAAAGAACAAATTGACCAtccaaaatctaaaaattcagGATCAGATGCTGTCGAAATGCATGGAAGATATGAAGGCGCTGCCATGCTGTGAAATACTAAGTATTAGAGACTACGAGAACATGTGCTTCCAAAACATCAGCCGACAGAACCGCGGTATGAAACATTGGCGTAATTATTTGCACGACATCGACACAAACAATCACGACAATTCAACCGTCCAGCATAGTAGTTACTACGTCAACACCACCAACACGGACACGTTGACCAATTCGTTGTCCGATCTGTACATTAACGAAAAGGCTCTCACATTGAACGCATGCGATCGACAGAAATCTTGTGATAATGTTGGAAGTGAAAGAAATGCCGGCAGACGGAATGTCCGCTGGATAAGTAAACTGAAGACTGAAAACGAAAGTAATTGTGAATCGTTGAGTGATGATCTGTATATTGTGATGGATAGTGGAGCGTATGCAATACCCGAAAAGAATATTCTCGTCGAAACCATCaattcgataaatatcgattCGCCGGTAAAACGAGGTGGTGCCAATTCAGGCACGAATAACTAG
- the LOC119080472 gene encoding protein starmaker-like has protein sequence MDSNVKNKISTDENRRSDKNRHSDENRHSDENRHSDENRHSDENRHSDENRHSDENRHSDENRHSDENRHSDENRHSDENRHRRATENRHSDENRHSDENRHSDENRHSDENRHSDENRHSDENRHSDENRQQDDENRHRTNRQDENRHSDENRHSDENRHSDENRHSDENRHSDENRHSDENRHSDENRHSDENRHSDENRHSDENRHSDENRHSDENRHSDENRHSDENRHSDENRHSDENRHSDENRHSDENRHSDENRHSDENRHSDENRHSDENSHSDENRQSDENRHSDENRHSDENRHSMSIFV, from the exons ATGGACAGCAACGTCAAAAATAAGATATCTAC AGACGAGAATCGTCGCAGCGACAAGAATCGTCACAGCGACGAGAATCGTCACAGCGATGAGAATCGTCACAGCGACGAGAATCGTCACAGCGACGAGAATCGTCACAGCGACGAGAATCGTCACAGCGACGAGAATCGTCACAGCGACGAGAATCGTCACAGCGACGAGAATCGTCACAGCGACGAGAATCGTCACAGCGACGAGAATCGTCACAGGCGAGCGACGGAGAATCGTCACAGCGACGAGAATCGTCACAGCGACGAGAATCGTCACAGCGACGAGAATCGTCACAGCGACGAGAATCGTCACAGCGACGAGAATCGTCACAGCGACGAGAATCGTCACAGCGACGAGAATCGTCaacaagacgacgagaatcgtcACAGGACGAATCGCCAGGACGAGAATCGTCACAGCGACGAGAATCGTCACAGCGACGAGAATCGTCACAGCGACGAGAATCGTCACAGCGACGAGAATCGTCACAGCGACGAGAATCGTCACAGCGACGAGAATCGTCACAGCGACGAGAATCGTCACAGCGACGAGAATCGTCACAGCGACGAGAATCGTCACAGCGACGAGAATCGTCACAGCGACGAGAATCGTCACAGCGACGAGAATCGTCACAGCGACGAGAATCGTCACAGCGACGAGAATCGTCACAGCGACGAGAATCGTCACAGCGACGAGAATCGTCACAGCGACGAGAATCGTCACAGCGACGAGAATCGTCACAGCGACGAGAATCGTCACAGCGACGAGAATCGTCACAGCGACGAGAATCGTCACAGCGACGAGAATAGTCACAGCGACGAGAATCGTCAAAGCGACGAGAATCGTCACAGCGACGAGAATCGTCACAGCGACGAGAATCGTCACAGTATgtcaatttttgtatga
- the LOC119085596 gene encoding lipase maturation factor 2-like, protein MTDARKSSGQGDGITRTRNLILRGMSTIYLIAFVSFYYQSTGLFGNNGISPARLQIESPAKDLRSNIVRKPTLLHLAPYCGLDVEYMIDMIALLGSIISFAGLMTQRVCILPTFAVLWCLYGSLIQIAQLFASDSDYLLVEAGFIMIMLAPLTRSNQASSSDKVILIVLRWLLMRYFFATGAAKILSRCPHWWNFTALSHYFETMPLPTVLAWVSHNFLANWLKITTIFSNVTELGAVWLFFFPHRTIRRYAFYWLVFFQLNIIMTGNFGFLNLMLLVLLLCLVDDAFITQRKCGWTIVHMVKVLVISYVMFFGIGWIISSSVDALKFEEKYLEILRQSIKPAPLLATFVIISTFLINLVSHRTIIQTRTFFQKIYGANILLSFSIIAISMVLVSMVPHGNIDSSTNITNSDLGTFYQQIKKFNIINEYGTTFRRMRTERFEIIYEHSDNLEGPWTEYDFLYKPSNVNSTLPFAGPYLPRIDFKLYESATSHYRKEVWTMSLAYRLLQGNPHVLALLGDQSTVATTPNYVRAVLYKFRYTTHFRTPQIYWIRLKMIEYFPAFSLDTISPYLRSMKISPNFRETEVESKTVKMLLDNLRIQIRSVEGSALIFGILLAGFAINVSKRMYRSLSYVE, encoded by the exons GTCTGTTCGGCAACAATGGAATATCTCCAGCCCGATTACAAATTGAATCACCAGCGAAGGATTTACGTTCCAATATAGTTCGTAAACCAACGCTTTTACATTTGGCTCCATACTGCGGACTAGATGTCGAATATATGATCGACATGATTGCTCTACTCGGATCGATAATTTCGTTCGCTGG ATTAATGACACAGAGGGTATGCATTTTACCAACGTTTGCTGTGTTGTGGTGTTTGTATGGTTCACTAATACAAATTGCTCAATTGTTCGCAAGCGATTCCGATTATTTGTTGGTGGAAGCTGGATTTATCATGATTATGCTGGCACCATTAACTCGATCGAATCAAGCAAGTTCTTCGGATAAAGTCATCTTAATAGTGCTTCGATGGCTACTTATGCG ATACTTTTTTGCAACCGGAGCAGCAAAGATTCTGAGTCGCTGTCCACATTGGTGGAACTTTACAG CTCTTAGCCACTACTTTGAAACGATGCCCTTACCAACAGTCCTAGCTTGGGTTTCGCATAATTTTCTGGCTAACTGGTTGAAAATAACGACCATCTTCTCAAATGTGACAGAACTTGGTGCAGTTTGGTTGTTTTTCTTTCCACATCGAACAATCAGAAGATATGCCTTCTACTGGCTG GTGTTTTTTCAACTGAACATAATAATGACGGGAAATTTCGGATTCTTAAACTTAATGCTGCTGGTCTTACTGTTATGCTTGGTTGATGATGCGTTCATAACTCAGCGAAAATGTGGATG GACCATTGTTCATATGGTCAAGGTCTTGGTCATTTCGTATGTAATGTTCTTTGGAATTGGTTGGATAATTTCGTCATCAGTAGATGCAC TTAAGTTCGAagagaaatatttggaaatccTCCGTCAATCGATTAAACCGGCTCCGTTACTCGCCACATTTGTTATCATTTCAACATTTCTGATCAATTTAGTATCGCATCGAACGATTATTCAAACG CGAACATTCTTCCAAAAAATTTACGGAGCGAACATACTGTTGTCGTTCAGCATTATTGCAATATCAATGGTCCTTGTGTCGATG gtTCCCCATGGAAACATAGATTCCAGCACAAATATAACCAATTCTGAT CTTGGAACATTCTATCAgcaaatcaaaaaattcaacatCATTAACGAGTACGGTACAACGTTTCGGAGAATGCGTACCGAACGCTTTGAAATCATATACGAGCATTCGGACAATTTAGAAGGACCATGGACGGAATATGATTTCTTGTACAAGCCAtcaaatgtaaattcgacaCTGCCGTTTGCCG GACCGTACCTTCCTCGCATCGATTTTAAATTATACGAATCCGCAACATCGCATTACCGTAAAGAAGTGTGGACAATGTCTCTGGCCTACAGGCTATTGCAAGGAAACCCACATGTATTGGCCTTACTGGGAGATCAATCAACTGTTGCAACGACACCGAATTATGTGCGGGCTGTTTTATACAAGTTCCGGTACACGACACACTTTAGAACGCCTCAAATCTACTGGATACGGCTGAAAATGATCGAATACTTCCCAGCATTTTCGCTGGACACTATATCACCATATCTTCGATCGATGAAAATTTCTCCGAATTTTAGAGAGACCGAAGTGGAAAGCAAAACGGTGAAAATGTTGTTGGATAATCTACGAATTCAAATTCGTTCAGTTGAAGGAAGTGCATTAATATTTGGAATTTTATTGGCGGGATTTGCTATTAATGTCAGCAAGAGAATGTATCGTTCGCTTAGTTATGTGGAGTAG